One segment of Cololabis saira isolate AMF1-May2022 chromosome 9, fColSai1.1, whole genome shotgun sequence DNA contains the following:
- the chfr gene encoding E3 ubiquitin-protein ligase CHFR, whose translation MDSCTAERPWGKLVKVGSSETILLFNRECTVGRKKGCCLSFPAHKHVSGEHCKIVKDENSGQVWIEDTSTNGTVINMSKLVKRQTYMLQNGDTIYFVYRKSEPEQNIAYVYHSMKMEQVVSLDAYDVEQSPRSHSPVPASEMSLSVEPVMLTKPPRDPTQDEPRPSTSAFHFCIEKPFSFVWSHGTPVFSPLGQTKVVAATQEKDTDNSEPENKRRKTQDKEYDVGVPHTSRACSTNAGLSKPPVEGIKTDKMEETLTCVICQDLLHDCISLQPCMHVFCAACYSGWMERSSLCPTCRCPVERICKNHILNNLVEAYLIQHPEKCRSEEDVKSMDSRNKITQDMLQPKIERSFSDEEGSSDYLFEFSDNDSDSSDVSQPLVMCRQCPGYRRDVGQVLFATSSNYWFPALPAVPPVPPPLRPASEEAETKSSAEQPSTSSDQPSAPPVYSCPPQGCHLICTCCLQPMPDRRAERNHQQVIAQQCVLCQRPFCHMYWGCQRIGCQGCLAPFTELSLTDTCLDNALNNNHYESGVLKYYLSSKGKTWKDLLQESLPGSEQGTCSAPDSRIFANTVMCLCCGLRTFKELAYKYRLNIPSSELPADVTSRPDCYWGRNCRTQVKAHHAIKFNHICEQTRFKN comes from the exons ATGGACAGCTGCACAGCGGAGAGACCGTGGGGGAAGCTGGTCAAAGTGGGCTCAAGTGAAACTATCCTGCTCTTTAATAGGGAATGCACAGTCGGCAGAAAAAAAG GATGTTGTCTGTCCTTTCCGGCCCATAAACACGTCTCAGGGGAGCACTGCAAGATTGTGAAAGATGAAAACTCAGGACAGGTGTGGATTGAGGACACAAG CACGAATGGGACGGTGATTAACATGTCCAAACTGGTGAAGAGGCAAACCTACATGCTGCAAAATGGTGATACCATCTACTTTGTGTATAGGAAAAGTGAGCCAGAACAAA ACATCGCCTACGTTTACCACTCTATGAAAATGGAGCAAGTGGTTTCACTGGACGCTTATG ACGTGGAGCAGTCGCCCCGTAGTCACTCACCTGTTCCAGCGTCAGAAATGTCCCTCTCCGTGGAGCCGGTGATGCTCACCAAGCCGCCTCGGGATCCCACTCAGGACGAACCTCGGCCCTCCACGTCTGCTTTCCACTTCTGTATAGAGAAGCCGTTCTCGTTCGTCTGGTCCCACGGGACTCCCGTATTCAGCCCCCTGG GCCAAACTAAAGTTGTCGCCGCCACGCAGGAAAAAGACACAGACAACTCAGAGCCTGAAAACAAGAGGAGGAAAACTCAgg atAAAGAATACGATGTGGGAGTTCCTCACACCTCCAGAGCCTGTTCCACTAACGCAGGCCTCAGTAAACCACCGGTGGAGGGAATTAAGACGGATAAGATGGAGGAAACGCTGACATGTGTGATCTGCCAGGACCTCCTGCATGACTGTATCAG TTTGCAGCCGTGCATGCACGTCTTTTGTGCCGCCTGCTACTCTGGTTGGATGGAGCGCTCGTCTCTTTGCCCGACCTGCCGCTGTCCTGTGGAGAGGATTTGTAAAAACCACATCCTCAATAACCTGGTGGAGGCGTATCTCATCCAGCACCCAG AAAAGTGTCGAAGTGAGGAGGACGTCAAGAGTATGGACAGTCGGAACAAGATAACTCAGGACATGTTGCAGCCGAAAATAGagcgctctttctctgatgagGAAGGCAGCTCGGATTACCTCTTTGAGTTCTCCGACAACGACAGCGACTCCTCGGACGTTAG CCAGCCTCTGGTGATGTGCAGACAGTGCCCCGGCTACAGGAGGGACGTGGGTCAAGTGCTGTTTGCTACGAGTTCCAACTACTGGTTCCCTGCTCTCCCGGCCGTCCCACCTGTTCCTCCTCCACTCAGACCTGCAAGTGAGGAGGCGGAAACAAAGAGCTCAGCAGAGCAGCCGTCAACGTCCTCCGATCAGCCCTCAG CCCCTCCCGTCTACAGCTGCCCCCCCCAGGGCTGCCATCTCATCTGCACCTGCTGCCTGCAGCCCATGCCAGACCGGCGCGCCGAGCGAAACCACCAGCAGGTTATTGCTCAACAAT GTGTGCTGTGCCAGCGACCGTTCTGTCACATGTACTGGGGCTGCCAGAGGATCGGCTGTCAGGGCTGTCTGGCTCCGTTCACTG AGCTCAGTCTGACTGACACTTGCCTTGATAATGCGCTGAACAACAATCACTACGAATCAGGAGTCCTCAAA TACTACCTGAGCTCCAAGGGGAAGACGTGGAAGGATCTGCTCCAGGAGTCTCTGCCCGGCTCGGAACAGGGAACCTGCTCTGCTCCAG ATAGTCGCATCTTTGCCAACACTGTCATGTGTTTGTGCTGCGGTCTGAGAACCTTCAAGGAGCTGGCGTACAAATACAGACTGAACATCCCTTCGTCTGAACTGCCAG CTGATGTCACATCTCGCCCCGACTGTTACTGGGGACGTAACTGTCGCACTCAGGTGAAGGCACACCATGCAAT AAAATTCAACCACATATGTGAACAGACACGTTTCAAGAACTGA